GGCGCACTCGTCGATCATGTTGAGGTTCAGCACCATGGGGATGCCGAACTCGGCGAGCTGCAGGGTCAGGTGGAGGGTCCGCCGGATGTTCTTCGCGTCGCCCACCTGGACGATGATGTCGGGCCGCTCGCGCAGCAGGATGTCCCGGGTGACGCGCTCGTCCTCGGACTGGGGGACGAGGCCGTTGATCCCGGGCGTGTCGATGATCTCGTAGCGGCGCCCGTCCACCGTCACGCCGGCGCGGGAGAACTCCACCGTCGTCCCGGGGTAGTTGGAGACGATGGCGTATCGCCCGGTGAGCGCGCCGAAGACCACGGACTTCCCCACGTTGGCGTTGCCCACCAGCACCACTTTCCTCACGCGTGTCGTGCCTGATCCGCTCATGTGCCGCCCGTGCCTCGTTTCCCGGCCCACCCGGGGTCGTTTCCGGGGTTCCCGCCCCGTCCGCCCGGGGTGTCAGATGACCCGGAACTTCCCGGGGGTCTCAAATTTTCTGCAGATCCGCCAGGTGCTCCAGCAGGACCTTGATGCCGCGGTTTTCGAAGGAGATGGTGAGCTTGCGCCCGATGGAGGACGTCTCCACCCGCAGGATGCACCCGTTCCCGAACTTCTCGTGACGGACCCGTTCCCCCGCCTTGAAACCGGCCAGCGGCCGGCGTTCGCCGATCTTCGGTGCGGTCCCGGGCGGGGTCGGGGCCCCCGTTGCCGGCACGCGGGCCGGGGTTGGCGGCCGCACGCCCCGGTCGGCCTTCGAATCGGGGAGGCGGACCGGCGGTAGGACCTGGGACGCCCGCGAGACGATGCGCGGGCCCGCCGGTTTCGGTGGGCCGCCGCCTTCACCGCCGCCGCCCTCGCGCGCGGCCGGCCCCCCGAAGAAGTTCCGGATGTCCTCGACGGTGTTGAAGGTCCGGATGGCGGCCCCGTCCAGGTCGAGACGCGGTTGGCGGGACGGGGGCGCCGCGGCGCCGGCCCGCGGCGTCAGGGTGAAGGGGTCGAGGCGAACCAGGCAGTCGGGGGCGATTTCGCGGAGGAAGCGTGACGGGTTGACCCTTTCCGGTTCCTTGTCGAAGGACTTGGGCCGGGCCTGGCAACGGCTGAGGGTCAGGTGGCGCCGGGCCCGGGTCATGCCCACGTAGAGCAGCCGTCTCTCCTCCTCGATGTCGTCGGGGTTGTCCATGGCGCGGAAGTGGGGCACCAGGCCCTCCTCCAGCCCCACGATGAAGACGTGGTCGAATTCCAGTCCCTTGGCGCCGTGGAGGGTCATGAGGACCACCCGCCCGTTGTCGCTGCCCTCCTCGCTGTCGGTGAAGAGGGAGAGCCGGTCCAGGAAGGTGCCGATGGTCCCGCCCTCCTTCTCGTGCTCCGCCGCCATGGTGACCAACTCGCGGACGTTTTCCAGGCGGGATTCGTCGGTGGGGTCGTCCGAACCCTGGAGGAAGGCTTCGTACCCGGAGCGCGCGAGCACCGACTCGACATACTCCCCCAGTTTGAGTTCGCCCTGGGCTTTCTCAAGTCCGGCGAGCAGTTCGCGGAACTGGGCGAGGGTGGTCCGGGCCCGTCCCGTCACCGTTCCGCCGTCGAGTTCGGCGTTCAGGGTGTCCCACAGGCCCCGGCCCGACCGCGAGGCCGCGGTCCTCAGCTGCTCAACCGTCTTCTCGCCGATCCCCCGGGGGGGCGTGTTGATGATGCGGAGGAAAGAAACGGTGTCCGACCGGTTGGCCAGAAGTTTCAGGTAGGCGGCGAGGTCCTTGATCTCCTTGCGGCTGTAAAAGCTCAGGCCCCCTACCACCCGGTAGCGGATGGTCTGGCCGCGGAAGGCATCTTCCAGCCGCCGGGACTGGAAGTTCGTTCGGTACAGGACACCCACCGTCCCCCGGTCGCTGTCCACCAGGATGCGCTTGACCGCCCGGCTCACCGAGGATGCTTCCAGCGCAGGGTTTTCCGCCTCGAAGAGGCCGACGGGGGACCCCGCCGCGTTGGCGGTTCGAAGGGTCTTGTCCCGCCGGTTGAGGTTGTTGGCGATGAGGGAGGAACCCGCCCTGAGGATGTTGCGGCTGCAGCGGTAATTCTCCTCCAGCTTGAAGATCCGGCTGCCGGGGAAGTCCTTCTCGAAGTGGAGGATGTTGGCCAGGATGGCGCCCCGGAACCCGTAGATGGACTGGTCCTCGTCCCCCACCACGCAGATGTTCTTGTGGCCGGCGGTCAGGTGCCTGACCAGGAGGAACTGGGGCGGGTTGGTGTCCTGGAACTCGTCAACCAGGAGGTAGCGGTACCGGCGGTTGACCCGTTCCCGGACGTCGGGGTGCCCCTCCAGGATGTCGTTGGTCTTGAGGATCAGGTCGTCGAAGTCCAGGGCGCCGGCTTCCCGCATCTGCTCCTCGTAGCGGCGGTAGGCCTTCGCCACGATCTCGTCGCCGTCCCGGTCGAACTGCTCGGCGTACTTCGACGGGGTCACGTGCCGGATCTTGGCCTGGGAGATCCGGTGGATCACGGCGTCGGGGGTCACCTCGTCCCCCGCGCTCATGTCCTTGAGCAGGCGCTTGACGAGGCTTTTCTGGTCGTCGGCGTCGTAGATGGTGAACTGGGAGGGGTAGCCCAGGACACCGATCTCCCGGCGGAGGAACCGGGCGCAGAAGGAGTGGAAGGTGCAGACCAGCGGCATGCGCGCCATCCGGGGCCCCAGGAACGCCTGGACGCGCTCCTGCATCTCCCGGGCGGCCTTGTTGGTGAAGGTGACCGCCAGGATCTCGTCGGGTTGGAAGAGGCCCTCCCCGATCAGGTAGGCCACCTTGCAGGTGATGACCCGGGTCTTTCCGCTCCCCGCTCCCGCCACCACCAGCATGGGGCCCCCGGTGTAGATCACCGCCTCCCGCTGCTCCGGGTTCAGGGTCTCCAGCAGGTCGCGTGTCATATCGCACCTCCCGGGCTGCCGGTGCGCGGATGTTGGAGAGCTCGACCGATCTGCCGCGCCTTTCCGCCTGTTCGTGTGGTTGGTGTGGTTTGTGGTTTCATTTTGCCTGATTAAGGGAATCAGCCCAGCCTCCGGATCACCACCACGGTCCGGTCGTCGTCCACCCGGCCGGGTGTGCCGGAGAAGGCCCGGCTCTCGTGGAAGATCCGCGCCGTCAGCTCCACGGCGGCGAGGTCCCGCCCGTCCCGGATCAGCGACTTCAGCCGCGAGCGGCCGTACTCCTCGCCGCTCTCGTCGCTGAGCTCGGTGATGCCGTCGGTGTAGAGGACGAGGAGGTCCCCGGGTTCCAGGATGACGATGCCGGTCCCGTACGCGGCGTCGGGCTGCAGCCCCAGGAAGGGGCCGCCCTCCTCCAGTTCGATGAACTCGTCCGCCCCGCGCCGGTACCAGAGGGGGTAGACGTGGGCCATGTTGGCGTAGTGAAAGCGGCCGTCAGGGCCCAGTTCCCCGTAGACCAGGGCGATGAGGTTCTCGATGGAGTGGGCGTCGAAGAAGGCCTGGTTCATGAGGTGGGCCTTGTACGCGATTTTCAGGTTGGTCTGGGCGAGGACGGCGAGGACCCGGTGAAGGGCCGTCACCTGGACCGCGGCGCTGAAGCCCTTTCCCTTGACGTCGGCGATGCAGACCCCCAGGAGGGGGCCGAAGAGGTCGAAGAAGCGGAAATAGTCGCCGCCCACCACCGCGAAGGGCTCGGAGGCCCCGTGGATGTCGAAGCCGGGGAAGACGGGGACCGCTTCGGGGAGAAGGCTGGACTGCTGCCGGTGCGCCAGTTCGAGGATTTCGCCGAGGAACTCGCCTTCGCGTCTG
This genomic interval from Acidobacteriota bacterium contains the following:
- a CDS encoding UvrD-helicase domain-containing protein — encoded protein: MTRDLLETLNPEQREAVIYTGGPMLVVAGAGSGKTRVITCKVAYLIGEGLFQPDEILAVTFTNKAAREMQERVQAFLGPRMARMPLVCTFHSFCARFLRREIGVLGYPSQFTIYDADDQKSLVKRLLKDMSAGDEVTPDAVIHRISQAKIRHVTPSKYAEQFDRDGDEIVAKAYRRYEEQMREAGALDFDDLILKTNDILEGHPDVRERVNRRYRYLLVDEFQDTNPPQFLLVRHLTAGHKNICVVGDEDQSIYGFRGAILANILHFEKDFPGSRIFKLEENYRCSRNILRAGSSLIANNLNRRDKTLRTANAAGSPVGLFEAENPALEASSVSRAVKRILVDSDRGTVGVLYRTNFQSRRLEDAFRGQTIRYRVVGGLSFYSRKEIKDLAAYLKLLANRSDTVSFLRIINTPPRGIGEKTVEQLRTAASRSGRGLWDTLNAELDGGTVTGRARTTLAQFRELLAGLEKAQGELKLGEYVESVLARSGYEAFLQGSDDPTDESRLENVRELVTMAAEHEKEGGTIGTFLDRLSLFTDSEEGSDNGRVVLMTLHGAKGLEFDHVFIVGLEEGLVPHFRAMDNPDDIEEERRLLYVGMTRARRHLTLSRCQARPKSFDKEPERVNPSRFLREIAPDCLVRLDPFTLTPRAGAAAPPSRQPRLDLDGAAIRTFNTVEDIRNFFGGPAAREGGGGEGGGPPKPAGPRIVSRASQVLPPVRLPDSKADRGVRPPTPARVPATGAPTPPGTAPKIGERRPLAGFKAGERVRHEKFGNGCILRVETSSIGRKLTISFENRGIKVLLEHLADLQKI
- a CDS encoding serine/threonine-protein phosphatase; the encoded protein is MFTRRFYDIIERLQAGFEGERKFSIELLDALLSDFRQETCLSGGRVWEKTPCGYRCIREIGTRAHVGDDFLFPLAQVPLAQMRQHRLVHLAKGDPFFDVPAQQPLEVESFTAFPVDEDLNYIIALYFERSEDFASKRGVIESFLRIVGLFTSNLAASRREGEFLGEILELAHRQQSSLLPEAVPVFPGFDIHGASEPFAVVGGDYFRFFDLFGPLLGVCIADVKGKGFSAAVQVTALHRVLAVLAQTNLKIAYKAHLMNQAFFDAHSIENLIALVYGELGPDGRFHYANMAHVYPLWYRRGADEFIELEEGGPFLGLQPDAAYGTGIVILEPGDLLVLYTDGITELSDESGEEYGRSRLKSLIRDGRDLAAVELTARIFHESRAFSGTPGRVDDDRTVVVIRRLG